A portion of the Streptomyces erythrochromogenes genome contains these proteins:
- a CDS encoding thioesterase II family protein: MHTRSHATETGAGLVVESPFIWRARRPGHRHQLVCFPQAGGGAGAFGDWVHQLPADIEVVAVQLPGRQNRILEDAATEVGPLVRTLAQALRPVLDGPFSFFGHSCGALLAFELALALQARGGPRPAHLFLSGQASPVPFRDRPQLHGLSDEEFRAEVLRLGGFDEELAEDEDAMEALLPPVMDDFTLWERHVMPVDARLDVPITALVGASDSRAPRGEMETWGAHTDAAFDLRVYPSGHFYLFEPGLSSELLEFIAGTVLEP, from the coding sequence ATGCACACGCGCAGCCACGCCACGGAAACCGGCGCCGGACTCGTCGTCGAAAGCCCCTTCATATGGCGGGCCAGGCGGCCCGGACACCGCCACCAACTGGTCTGCTTCCCCCAGGCGGGAGGCGGCGCCGGAGCCTTCGGCGACTGGGTGCACCAGCTCCCGGCCGACATCGAGGTGGTCGCCGTCCAGCTGCCCGGCCGGCAGAACCGGATCCTGGAGGACGCCGCCACCGAGGTCGGCCCGCTCGTCCGCACGCTGGCGCAGGCCCTGCGGCCCGTACTGGACGGCCCCTTCTCCTTCTTCGGCCACTCCTGCGGGGCCCTGCTCGCCTTCGAGCTGGCCCTGGCCCTCCAAGCCCGCGGCGGCCCCCGGCCGGCCCACCTGTTCCTCTCCGGACAGGCCTCGCCCGTCCCCTTCCGCGACCGTCCCCAGCTGCACGGACTCTCCGACGAGGAGTTCCGGGCCGAGGTCCTGCGGCTCGGCGGCTTCGACGAGGAGCTCGCCGAGGACGAGGACGCCATGGAGGCCCTGCTGCCGCCCGTCATGGACGACTTCACGCTCTGGGAGCGGCACGTCATGCCCGTCGACGCCCGCCTCGACGTCCCCATCACCGCCCTCGTCGGCGCATCCGACAGCAGGGCGCCGCGGGGCGAGATGGAGACCTGGGGCGCCCACACGGACGCCGCATTCGACCTGCGCGTCTACCCCAGCGGGCATTTCTATCTCTTCGAGCCCGGACTGAGCTCCGAGCTGCTCGAATTCATCGCCGGAACGGTTCTGGAGCCTTAG
- a CDS encoding ABC transporter permease produces the protein MSTTYAMRDSMTMLRRNLKHAQRYPSMTISIVAMPILMLLLFVYVFGGALGAGIELPGGGTGDRGDYTNFVAPGILLMAATAGAVSTAVSVCTDMTEGIINRFRTMSISKSSVLTGHVVGNVIQTMISLVLVIGVALLVGFRPNATFVEWLAALGILALLAFGLSWLSAAIGLGASSVEAASNAPMPLTFLPFLGSAIVPPESMPVGLRWFAEYQPFTPMTDTLRGLLMGTEIGNSAWLALGWGVVLSLLGFLWARSAFKREAKI, from the coding sequence ATGAGCACGACGTACGCGATGCGCGACTCGATGACGATGCTGCGCCGCAACCTCAAGCACGCACAGCGCTACCCCTCGATGACCATCTCGATCGTCGCGATGCCGATCCTGATGCTCCTGCTGTTCGTCTACGTCTTCGGCGGCGCGCTCGGCGCCGGCATCGAACTGCCGGGCGGCGGCACGGGGGACCGGGGCGACTACACCAACTTCGTCGCCCCCGGCATCCTCCTGATGGCCGCCACCGCCGGGGCCGTCTCGACCGCCGTCTCCGTCTGCACGGACATGACCGAAGGCATCATCAACCGCTTCCGGACCATGTCGATCTCGAAGTCCTCCGTGCTGACCGGGCACGTCGTCGGCAACGTCATCCAGACCATGATCAGCCTGGTGCTGGTCATCGGCGTCGCGCTCCTGGTGGGCTTCCGTCCCAACGCCACCTTCGTCGAGTGGCTCGCCGCCCTCGGCATCCTCGCCCTCCTCGCCTTCGGCCTCAGCTGGCTGTCCGCGGCCATCGGCCTGGGGGCCAGCAGCGTCGAGGCGGCGAGCAACGCCCCCATGCCGCTGACCTTCCTGCCCTTCCTCGGCAGCGCGATCGTCCCGCCGGAGTCCATGCCGGTCGGCCTGCGCTGGTTCGCCGAGTACCAGCCCTTCACCCCGATGACCGACACCCTCCGCGGCCTGCTCATGGGCACGGAGATCGGCAACAGCGCGTGGCTGGCGCTGGGTTGGGGCGTCGTCCTCAGCCTCCTCGGCTTCCTGTGGGCCCGCTCGGCCTTCAAGCGCGAGGCGAAGATCTAG